One region of Bacterioplanoides sp. SCSIO 12839 genomic DNA includes:
- the eutC gene encoding ethanolamine ammonia-lyase subunit EutC: protein MHNDFIHENPWQALKRYTDARIGLGRAGVSLTTETHLQFQLAHAKARDAVHLPLDFAQLSQSLREMLGTEVLLKVPLFQVKSQAQNRAMYLQRPDLGRLLESKDQLTLQQWRRDNPAEFDVAFVIADGLSSAAVAHHAAPMLQSITSALAGTALTTGPVVMAEQGRVAIGDPIGEALKARLLVMLIGERPGLSSPDSLGCYFTYQPQSGKNDAHRNCISNIRHEGLSYEEATHKLLYLMLEADKRQLSGVSLKDESDNGTSALSSSPTNLLLESGIQ, encoded by the coding sequence CTGAAGCGCTACACCGATGCCCGTATTGGTTTAGGCCGGGCTGGCGTGAGTTTAACCACAGAAACACATCTGCAATTTCAGCTGGCCCATGCCAAAGCACGCGATGCGGTTCATTTACCACTGGATTTTGCGCAACTGAGCCAATCATTACGTGAGATGCTTGGCACTGAAGTATTATTAAAAGTACCGCTATTTCAGGTCAAAAGTCAGGCGCAAAACCGGGCCATGTATTTACAACGTCCGGATTTGGGTCGTTTGCTGGAAAGCAAAGACCAATTAACCCTACAACAATGGCGTCGCGATAATCCGGCAGAGTTTGATGTCGCCTTTGTTATTGCTGATGGTCTGTCATCCGCTGCGGTCGCACACCATGCTGCTCCGATGCTGCAAAGTATCACCTCAGCACTGGCCGGCACCGCATTAACAACCGGGCCAGTTGTAATGGCAGAGCAAGGTCGGGTGGCGATTGGTGATCCGATTGGCGAAGCGTTAAAAGCGCGTTTGTTGGTGATGTTAATTGGCGAACGTCCCGGGTTAAGCTCACCCGATTCACTCGGCTGTTATTTCACTTACCAACCTCAGAGTGGCAAAAATGATGCACACCGTAATTGTATATCCAATATTCGCCACGAAGGTTTGAGCTATGAAGAAGCGACGCACAAATTATTGTATTTAATGCTGGAAGCTGACAAACGTCAGTTATCGGGGGTGAGTTTAAAAGACGAATCGGATAACGGCACCTCTGCGTTATCGTCCAGCCCAACCAATTTATTATTAGAAAGCGGCATTCAATGA